The following proteins are encoded in a genomic region of Candidatus Dechloromonas phosphoritropha:
- a CDS encoding IS4 family transposase — MGWAAEEFKAIDLGDRRLDKRTVLLAERMAANPMASIPQACGGWAETQAAYRFFAQDDIEWEAILASHWGSAETRMRVHPVVLCIQDTTELDFNGQRIAGLGPLSYEAQRGMYVHSTYAVSPQREPLGVLDAWMWAREPKDASGQRGGLLESTRWTEGYTRIAELASSMPDTRLVYVADREADIVALMVQARELGHPADWLIRSQHNRALPEGGKLWTEVLASEALGGIRFTMPSRQGQKARDVRQRVWAKRVTVSDGKGSRIEVSCLVAREESAPEGVKPVEWRLLTNRPINSFEAATELIDWYRARWEIELFFHVLKNGCRVEALQLSTVARLERALALFMVVAWRIARLMRLGRTCPDLDAALLFEQDEWQAAYILNRKKVPKTPPRLNEVVRLVAMLGGFLARKGDGEPGVKTLWLGLQRVVDFAAGIRFAREAHAL; from the coding sequence ATGGGTTGGGCAGCGGAAGAATTCAAGGCGATCGACCTGGGCGACCGGCGTCTGGACAAGCGCACGGTGCTGCTGGCGGAGCGCATGGCAGCCAATCCGATGGCCAGTATCCCGCAAGCCTGCGGCGGCTGGGCGGAAACCCAGGCGGCGTATCGTTTTTTTGCGCAGGACGACATCGAATGGGAAGCCATCCTGGCCTCGCACTGGGGAAGCGCCGAAACGCGCATGCGGGTGCATCCGGTGGTGCTGTGCATCCAAGACACCACGGAACTCGACTTCAATGGTCAGCGCATTGCCGGTCTGGGGCCGCTCTCGTATGAAGCCCAACGCGGGATGTACGTGCATTCCACCTACGCGGTCAGTCCGCAGCGTGAACCCTTGGGTGTTCTGGACGCCTGGATGTGGGCACGCGAACCCAAGGACGCGAGCGGCCAACGAGGTGGCCTGCTGGAAAGCACCCGCTGGACGGAGGGCTACACCCGCATCGCGGAGTTGGCGAGCAGCATGCCGGACACCCGGCTGGTGTATGTGGCGGATCGGGAGGCGGACATCGTGGCCCTGATGGTGCAAGCCCGCGAGCTGGGGCATCCCGCCGACTGGCTGATTCGTTCCCAGCACAATCGGGCGCTTCCCGAGGGCGGCAAGCTGTGGACTGAGGTCCTGGCCAGCGAAGCGCTCGGCGGCATCCGCTTCACGATGCCTTCGCGGCAAGGACAGAAGGCGCGGGACGTTCGGCAACGAGTCTGGGCAAAGCGGGTGACGGTCTCCGACGGCAAGGGGAGCCGGATCGAGGTGAGTTGTCTGGTGGCGCGAGAAGAAAGTGCCCCCGAGGGCGTGAAGCCGGTGGAATGGCGGCTGCTGACCAATCGGCCGATTAACTCTTTCGAAGCGGCGACCGAACTGATCGACTGGTACCGGGCGCGCTGGGAGATCGAACTGTTCTTCCATGTCCTCAAGAACGGCTGCCGCGTAGAGGCGTTGCAGTTGAGCACCGTGGCGCGGCTGGAACGGGCGCTGGCGCTGTTCATGGTGGTGGCTTGGCGGATTGCCCGACTCATGCGCCTGGGCCGTACCTGCCCAGACCTGGATGCGGCCTTGCTGTTCGAGCAGGACGAATGGCAAGCGGCTTACATCCTGAATCGGAAGAAGGTGCCCAAGACGCCGCCCAGGCTCAATGAAGTGGTGCGCTTGGTGGCGATGCTTGGCGGATTTCTGGCCCGCAAGGGCGATGGCGAGCCAGGGGTGAAGACCCTTTGGCTTGGCCTTCAACGCGTCGTCGATTTCGCCGCCGGGATCAGATTCGCGAGAGAGGCTCATGCGTTATGA
- a CDS encoding hydrolase 1, exosortase A system-associated, translating into MNEKPVVIESCGQPLVGMLHPAPGAQRLGVLMIVAGGPQYRIGGHRQLLLWARRISSCGFPVFRFDSGGMGDSYGEFVEFENVEENIRDALDRFFEETPSLKKVVLWGECNACSASLFYGYKDPRIVGLVMLNPWVRTEQAQAKAVVKHYYFDRLTQRSFWVKVLTLRFDFIDSLRSALRMISLARGRSDSGVGIDVRNDVDRKRPLPEQMLDGLSRFKGRIMLVMSGRDMVSREFDDLIQSVPSWRECLEACSLMRHDLEFADHTFSTGVWRDQVVEWGIDWLSSLPGVPGLDPPASS; encoded by the coding sequence ATGAACGAGAAGCCAGTCGTTATCGAGAGCTGCGGCCAGCCTCTGGTCGGCATGCTTCACCCTGCGCCGGGAGCGCAGCGACTGGGTGTATTGATGATCGTTGCTGGCGGACCGCAATACCGCATCGGGGGTCATCGCCAACTGCTGCTCTGGGCGCGCAGGATTTCATCCTGCGGATTTCCGGTATTTCGCTTCGATTCGGGCGGGATGGGTGACAGCTACGGCGAGTTCGTCGAATTCGAGAATGTCGAAGAAAACATCCGGGACGCGCTCGACCGGTTTTTCGAGGAAACGCCGTCGCTGAAAAAGGTCGTGCTCTGGGGGGAGTGCAATGCCTGTTCGGCATCGCTTTTCTATGGCTACAAGGATCCGCGCATCGTGGGGTTGGTCATGCTTAACCCCTGGGTGCGCACGGAGCAGGCGCAGGCAAAGGCGGTGGTCAAGCACTACTACTTTGATCGGCTGACTCAACGTTCGTTCTGGGTGAAGGTCTTGACCCTGAGATTCGATTTCATTGATTCGCTACGCTCCGCATTGCGGATGATCTCGCTCGCTCGCGGACGGTCGGATTCCGGTGTCGGAATTGATGTCAGAAATGACGTTGACCGCAAGAGGCCGTTGCCGGAACAAATGCTGGACGGGTTATCTCGTTTCAAGGGCCGAATCATGCTGGTCATGAGCGGGCGTGACATGGTTTCCAGGGAATTCGACGATCTGATTCAATCCGTGCCTTCCTGGCGGGAGTGTCTTGAGGCGTGTTCTCTGATGCGCCACGACCTGGAATTCGCTGATCATACGTTCTCAACCGGCGTATGGCGCGATCAAGTCGTTGAATGGGGAATAGACTGGCTTTCCAGCCTGCCAGGCGTCCCGGGCCTTGACCCACCAGCAAGCAGCTAA
- a CDS encoding acyl carrier protein — MPLNKESIEAEIKARIVEIAAEMGDDASELGVDEIIPATGLIDSTGLLELIAWYEKTYQIPLAQEEINIDNLGTLARMAEFVLRKKGLL; from the coding sequence ATGCCACTGAACAAAGAGTCGATTGAAGCGGAAATCAAGGCAAGGATCGTCGAAATTGCTGCGGAGATGGGAGACGACGCGTCGGAACTGGGGGTAGACGAAATCATTCCGGCTACTGGCCTGATCGACTCGACCGGCTTGCTCGAATTGATCGCGTGGTATGAAAAGACCTATCAGATACCGCTTGCGCAGGAAGAAATAAATATTGACAATTTGGGAACGCTGGCACGGATGGCTGAGTTCGTTCTGCGCAAGAAGGGGCTCCTCTAG
- a CDS encoding 2-oxo acid dehydrogenase subunit E2 — translation MATPIHVPRINNNDDEVKVLAFDVVIGDKIENGQIIGQVETDKAVLDVTASCAGYVLGFVAGPEEVVKVGSVMLWLGESAAEKIPKSMEAQSAQSTTQISQVTAKARILLKQSGLRADVVPLIDGRVTVEAVERYLAAQGSGRTNKVEPQPVDVAPDIEGVHVNLTREEKGMAATVTWHRDFAVPGYIEIEYGVPPWVEYARQFQEEKGLLMPPLLPLMAWRLVQIARGSQRLNATLINNKRFEYSPINLGFTIQAGDSLYLAVVRNAQDQDELSFVNSLGDVLRRAAGHNLKESEATGATIGFSSMERWKVSRHIPILSPWTSLMVAHAAGQGGRSVLGASYDHRVLNGGQVVAMLKKLSTPHRN, via the coding sequence ATGGCGACTCCAATACACGTACCGCGAATCAATAACAATGACGATGAAGTCAAGGTCCTGGCCTTCGATGTCGTCATCGGCGACAAGATCGAGAATGGCCAGATCATCGGGCAAGTGGAAACAGACAAGGCTGTCCTTGACGTGACCGCGTCCTGTGCCGGTTACGTGCTTGGCTTTGTTGCCGGACCCGAGGAGGTGGTCAAGGTTGGCAGCGTCATGTTGTGGTTGGGAGAGAGTGCGGCCGAAAAAATTCCCAAATCGATGGAGGCGCAATCGGCACAATCAACCACGCAGATATCCCAGGTGACTGCGAAGGCACGTATCCTGCTCAAGCAATCGGGTCTGCGCGCCGACGTCGTTCCCTTAATAGATGGCAGAGTTACCGTTGAAGCGGTAGAACGTTATCTGGCTGCACAGGGTAGCGGCAGAACCAACAAGGTGGAACCGCAGCCGGTCGATGTGGCGCCCGACATCGAGGGCGTGCATGTCAATCTCACGCGTGAAGAGAAGGGCATGGCGGCTACGGTGACCTGGCATCGCGACTTCGCTGTTCCTGGCTACATCGAGATCGAATACGGTGTTCCTCCTTGGGTGGAATACGCGAGACAATTTCAGGAAGAAAAGGGTCTCTTGATGCCGCCCCTGCTGCCGTTGATGGCTTGGCGCCTAGTACAAATTGCGCGCGGTAGCCAACGACTGAACGCGACGTTGATCAACAACAAGCGATTCGAATACAGCCCGATCAATCTTGGATTTACCATTCAGGCAGGCGATTCGCTCTATCTTGCGGTTGTTCGCAATGCCCAGGACCAGGATGAACTCAGCTTCGTCAACTCACTGGGTGATGTGCTGCGCCGTGCCGCGGGTCATAATCTCAAGGAGTCTGAAGCCACAGGCGCGACAATCGGATTTTCGAGTATGGAGCGCTGGAAGGTGTCGCGCCATATACCCATCCTTTCGCCATGGACTTCGCTGATGGTCGCACACGCTGCTGGGCAGGGTGGCAGAAGCGTGCTGGGAGCCAGCTACGACCATCGCGTTCTGAATGGTGGCCAAGTGGTTGCCATGCTAAAGAAATTGTCAACACCACACAGGAACTAG
- a CDS encoding asparagine synthase — MINNSNSLVSGNPEFASREIAALAKSEGYLAAWRTLIGTGGKEAMRDVSGDFSVGFFDTSGCAFLAVDRFAIRSLCYQVIDGELRFAARADELADSTSEIDPQAIFDYLYFHVIPSPRTIFKGIFRLPPGHCAVFENGSLSVSPYWVPEFNELQKPSPTDLRTEFRQLLRDAVARQLDGGKPGCFLSGGTDSSTVAGMIGEVSGQQTATYSIGFEAEGYDEMEYARIAARHFKTEHHEYYVTPDDLVRSISAVAQYYDQPFGNSSALPAYYCAKMAREDGVGKILAGDGGDELFGGNTRYAKQKIFGYYDSLPALFRNTLLEPLLLKTALGRLPLARKGVSYIEQATTPLPDRSQIYNMLFRLGIHQVFEPDFLDLVDINGPIAQQRAVWNSALADSQTNRELAFDWRYTLAECDLPKVVGTTALAGINVGFPLLDKALVDFSTKLPTSYKLNGLNLRWFFKEALRGFLPDEILVKKKQGFGLPFGVWAANNAKLRSLAEDSVRGLVDRNILRQDFVDALFNRYLYEHPGYYGEMIWISMILEQWLRRDLTVADCCVGGS, encoded by the coding sequence ATGATTAATAACAGTAATTCTTTAGTTTCGGGTAATCCTGAATTCGCATCGCGGGAGATTGCCGCGCTCGCAAAAAGTGAAGGTTATCTTGCGGCTTGGCGAACTCTGATCGGTACTGGTGGCAAGGAGGCCATGAGAGACGTTTCCGGTGATTTTTCCGTCGGATTCTTCGATACATCCGGGTGTGCCTTTCTTGCGGTTGACCGATTTGCGATTAGAAGTTTGTGTTACCAAGTTATAGATGGTGAACTGCGTTTCGCGGCACGGGCTGACGAGTTGGCAGATTCAACCTCAGAAATCGATCCGCAGGCTATTTTTGATTACCTGTACTTCCACGTAATTCCATCACCACGCACCATTTTCAAAGGCATTTTTCGCTTGCCGCCAGGACATTGTGCAGTATTCGAGAATGGTTCACTTAGTGTGTCACCCTATTGGGTGCCCGAATTCAACGAGTTGCAGAAGCCTTCCCCTACAGATTTGCGGACAGAGTTCCGTCAATTGTTGCGTGATGCCGTAGCGCGGCAACTCGATGGCGGGAAACCGGGATGCTTTCTAAGCGGCGGAACTGATAGTTCGACGGTGGCCGGAATGATCGGGGAAGTATCAGGTCAGCAGACTGCTACCTACTCAATCGGTTTCGAGGCCGAAGGTTACGATGAGATGGAATATGCGCGAATCGCGGCCCGCCATTTCAAGACCGAGCACCATGAGTACTACGTGACCCCAGATGATCTGGTGCGCAGCATTTCTGCGGTGGCTCAATATTACGATCAGCCCTTCGGCAACTCTTCGGCATTGCCCGCATATTACTGCGCCAAGATGGCAAGAGAGGATGGCGTAGGCAAGATTCTCGCGGGAGATGGGGGCGACGAGTTGTTCGGCGGAAATACTCGGTATGCAAAACAAAAGATATTTGGCTATTACGATTCACTACCAGCACTTTTTCGAAATACCTTGCTGGAGCCGCTGCTGCTAAAGACCGCCTTGGGAAGATTGCCTCTGGCGCGAAAAGGTGTGAGTTATATCGAGCAAGCGACGACCCCGTTGCCTGACCGTAGCCAGATTTATAACATGCTCTTTCGCTTGGGCATCCACCAGGTTTTCGAGCCGGATTTTCTTGACCTCGTGGATATAAATGGTCCCATCGCGCAACAGCGAGCAGTCTGGAACAGTGCCCTTGCCGACTCGCAAACGAATCGCGAACTGGCGTTCGATTGGCGTTATACGCTGGCTGAATGTGACCTTCCGAAAGTGGTAGGAACGACGGCCTTGGCTGGTATCAATGTAGGATTTCCCTTGCTTGATAAGGCACTGGTTGATTTTTCAACAAAACTGCCTACGAGTTACAAGTTGAACGGCTTGAATTTGCGCTGGTTCTTCAAGGAAGCATTACGTGGATTCCTGCCCGACGAGATTCTTGTCAAGAAAAAGCAAGGCTTTGGCCTTCCGTTCGGAGTTTGGGCTGCCAATAATGCAAAATTAAGGAGTCTCGCTGAGGATTCTGTTCGTGGACTGGTTGACCGCAACATCCTGCGGCAGGATTTTGTCGACGCATTGTTCAATCGGTATCTCTATGAACACCCGGGATATTACGGTGAAATGATCTGGATTTCGATGATACTGGAGCAGTGGCTTCGTCGAGACCTGACGGTGGCAGATTGCTGCGTGGGTGGAAGTTAA
- a CDS encoding hydrolase 2, exosortase A system-associated, protein MEANRCKPRPFFLPSSLGRIFCVFHEPVGEVNRLGNLLVVPGFNEEMNRCRSMVTLLARELAVKGVGTLVIDLYGTGESDGEYGDARWDAWLEDIGQAMAWLDGQTGGCLALLGIRLGFPLAVAAMANDQRERALIGWQPVIDGKSYFTQFMRMKIAANMDRTDIPRESTGDMRARLDSGNSIEIAGYEIHPELAMAIESFRLAESIPPEYARVAWFEKEAGAERTLSPASTKVIDGWCLAGRAAQAISFEGPAFWALHERFLAPDLVNKTSEWLLQLGPRR, encoded by the coding sequence TTGGAAGCTAATCGCTGCAAACCTCGGCCCTTTTTCCTTCCCAGTAGTCTTGGAAGAATCTTCTGCGTCTTTCATGAACCTGTGGGAGAGGTAAATCGCTTGGGAAATCTTCTTGTCGTTCCCGGTTTCAACGAAGAGATGAACCGCTGTCGAAGCATGGTGACACTTCTGGCCCGGGAATTGGCCGTAAAGGGCGTTGGAACCCTGGTGATTGACCTGTACGGGACCGGCGAGAGTGATGGTGAGTATGGCGATGCGCGATGGGATGCCTGGCTTGAGGATATTGGCCAGGCCATGGCTTGGCTTGACGGGCAGACAGGTGGTTGTCTCGCTCTCCTAGGGATTCGTTTGGGTTTCCCGCTGGCGGTAGCCGCAATGGCTAATGACCAAAGGGAGCGAGCACTGATCGGCTGGCAGCCTGTTATTGACGGCAAGAGCTATTTCACTCAGTTCATGCGCATGAAGATCGCCGCGAACATGGACAGGACCGATATCCCCAGGGAGAGTACGGGTGACATGCGCGCCCGGCTGGATTCCGGGAACAGTATCGAGATAGCCGGGTACGAGATCCATCCGGAACTCGCGATGGCAATCGAAAGCTTCCGGCTTGCGGAATCGATACCGCCGGAATACGCAAGGGTTGCCTGGTTCGAGAAAGAGGCCGGTGCAGAGCGAACGCTTTCGCCTGCCAGTACGAAAGTCATTGACGGTTGGTGTCTGGCTGGCAGGGCAGCACAGGCGATATCGTTTGAAGGCCCGGCGTTCTGGGCCCTTCATGAACGCTTTCTTGCGCCTGATCTGGTGAACAAGACGTCCGAGTGGCTTCTGCAGTTGGGTCCACGGCGATGA
- a CDS encoding IS256 family transposase, which produces MTGYEVSVGTDLLPGLLNGQDGLAKLVEAVLNQVLEAQVTETLGATRHERTDERAGYRNGYRPRTLYTRVGPVTLLVPQTRDGSFSTDIFKRYQRSEQAFVLALMEMVVHGVSTRKVSAITEELCGASFSKSMVSALCAGLEPRVSAFNERRLDGEYPFVLVDALLIKSRQEDRVVSRAVLTVSGIRSDGFREILGVRIGDTESFATWDETFRWLRGRGLKGTQFIISDDHGGLREAAARHFQGASWQRCQVHLMRNILGQCNTRHRAEVAAAVKLVLQAPDLVEAKRRLAEFTERFAKSAPKAVACLEAGFEDAMAVMVLPEKYRKRLRTTNMQERLNEEIRRRERVIRIFPNDESALRLIGALLAEQNEAWQERKYLDMDEFKEWAASRAAASEGNNVVALAS; this is translated from the coding sequence ATGACTGGGTATGAGGTTAGCGTAGGAACGGACTTGCTGCCAGGGCTTTTAAACGGGCAGGACGGGCTGGCGAAACTGGTGGAAGCGGTGCTCAATCAAGTACTGGAGGCGCAGGTGACGGAAACGCTGGGGGCGACGCGGCACGAGCGCACGGACGAACGGGCCGGCTATCGCAACGGCTACCGGCCACGCACCCTTTACACGCGGGTTGGGCCGGTGACGCTGCTGGTGCCGCAGACGCGGGACGGCAGCTTTTCGACGGACATCTTCAAGCGCTACCAGCGGAGCGAGCAGGCCTTCGTTCTGGCGCTCATGGAAATGGTCGTGCACGGTGTCTCGACGCGCAAGGTCTCGGCGATCACCGAAGAGCTGTGCGGCGCCAGCTTCTCCAAATCGATGGTGAGCGCACTGTGCGCCGGACTGGAACCGCGGGTCAGCGCGTTCAACGAACGGCGGCTGGACGGCGAGTATCCCTTCGTGCTGGTCGATGCCCTGTTGATCAAGAGTCGGCAAGAAGATCGTGTGGTTTCGCGTGCCGTGCTGACCGTCTCAGGCATCCGCTCCGATGGCTTCCGGGAGATTCTGGGCGTGCGGATCGGCGACACCGAGAGCTTCGCCACCTGGGACGAGACCTTCCGCTGGCTCAGAGGGCGCGGCCTCAAGGGCACGCAGTTCATCATCTCGGACGACCACGGCGGCCTGCGTGAAGCGGCAGCGCGGCACTTTCAGGGGGCCAGCTGGCAACGCTGTCAGGTGCATCTGATGCGCAACATTCTGGGCCAATGCAACACCCGCCACCGCGCCGAGGTGGCAGCTGCCGTCAAGCTCGTGCTGCAGGCGCCCGATTTGGTCGAGGCCAAGCGCCGCCTGGCGGAATTCACCGAGCGCTTCGCCAAGAGCGCCCCCAAAGCGGTGGCCTGCCTCGAAGCAGGATTCGAGGATGCCATGGCGGTAATGGTCTTGCCCGAGAAGTATCGCAAGCGGCTACGCACAACGAACATGCAGGAGCGGCTCAACGAGGAAATTCGCCGGCGGGAGCGCGTGATCCGCATCTTCCCCAACGACGAGTCAGCCTTGCGCCTGATCGGCGCTCTGCTGGCCGAACAGAACGAGGCTTGGCAGGAACGGAAGTACCTCGACATGGATGAATTCAAGGAGTGGGCGGCTTCCCGCGCCGCAGCTAGCGAGGGCAACAACGTTGTTGCCCTCGCTAGCTGA
- a CDS encoding IS5 family transposase: protein MDASTAQPKCRYQVKKWAEYDRALVNRGNLTIWFDEASIAQNWTPPRPVGRGKPGSYSDLAIQTCLTRKALFRLPYRATEGLLNSLMRLSALDLPVPDHTHLSRRAATLEVQIPWHPRTGATHVVVDATGLKIFGEGEWQVRQHGVGKRRTWRKIHLAVDETAKDIIGIEVTAADWHDSEVFPDLLAQVEGEVSQVSADGAYDTAGTHAAIRERNAKATIPPREDAVTWGNNHSRDALLAEIQSKSRAGWKEDSAYHRRSIAGNMMYRLKQLGDHLFSREFDRQVAESHVRVAIINRFTCLGMPKSVRAGQIVAAV, encoded by the coding sequence ATGGACGCAAGCACGGCGCAGCCGAAATGCCGCTACCAGGTAAAGAAGTGGGCGGAATACGATCGAGCGCTGGTCAATCGTGGCAACCTGACAATCTGGTTTGACGAAGCCAGCATCGCCCAGAATTGGACGCCGCCGCGACCGGTCGGGCGCGGCAAGCCGGGGTCTTACTCGGACCTGGCGATCCAGACCTGCCTGACACGCAAAGCCCTGTTCCGTCTGCCCTACCGGGCCACCGAAGGCCTGCTCAACTCGTTGATGCGTTTGTCTGCGCTGGATTTGCCGGTGCCGGATCACACCCATCTGTCGCGCCGGGCAGCCACGCTGGAAGTGCAGATACCCTGGCACCCGAGAACCGGGGCCACCCATGTCGTGGTCGACGCCACGGGCCTGAAGATATTCGGCGAAGGCGAATGGCAAGTCCGCCAGCACGGGGTTGGTAAGCGCCGCACCTGGCGCAAGATTCATCTGGCGGTGGATGAAACGGCCAAAGACATCATTGGCATTGAGGTGACGGCCGCCGACTGGCACGACAGCGAAGTTTTCCCTGACCTGTTGGCGCAAGTCGAGGGTGAAGTCTCCCAAGTCTCCGCCGATGGCGCCTACGACACCGCAGGCACCCATGCCGCAATCCGCGAGCGGAACGCCAAGGCGACGATTCCGCCGCGTGAGGATGCAGTGACCTGGGGAAACAACCATTCCCGGGATGCCCTCCTGGCTGAGATCCAATCCAAGAGTCGCGCAGGCTGGAAGGAGGATTCCGCTTACCACCGACGCAGCATTGCCGGAAACATGATGTATCGGCTCAAACAATTGGGCGATCATCTGTTCTCCCGTGAGTTTGACCGGCAGGTTGCCGAGAGCCACGTTCGAGTGGCGATCATCAACCGGTTCACCTGCCTCGGCATGCCGAAATCCGTCCGCGCTGGGCAAATTGTGGCTGCTGTATGA
- a CDS encoding glycosyltransferase: protein MVAYHFPPVRVSSGIQRTLKFCTYLREHGWDPLILTIAPRAYEVTSPDQLKEIPDDVIVERAFGLDTSRHLSFRGKYPMFMAQPDRWVSWWPGAVWSGMRMIKKYKPDAIFSTFPIATAHLVGLSLSKRSRLPWVADFRDAMTEENYPRDPLTWKVQRRLESASVEQCSKAVFTTRQTKDIYAKRYPEIPNSKWVVIENGYDEDNFLDAETGLELLPLGNQDQLTLIHSGTLYPEERDPRAFFQALSNLKVAGEISAEKLQIVLRATGSDALYQPKLIALNLQDIVRLEPVIAYRDALREMLRADGLLLFQGSVCNHQVPAKIYEYFRSARPIFALVDPGGISAVMLGEAGVQDQANIADVQQITEAMSVFLSKLRNGKCGGVTRDVAMRNSRRSRARELAQVLDELIVARELQQLSRQS, encoded by the coding sequence ATGGTGGCCTATCATTTCCCGCCCGTCAGAGTGAGCAGTGGTATCCAGCGCACCTTGAAGTTCTGTACTTATCTTCGCGAGCATGGTTGGGATCCTCTCATATTGACAATTGCACCGAGGGCATACGAAGTAACCAGTCCAGATCAACTGAAAGAAATCCCGGATGACGTGATAGTTGAACGCGCGTTTGGTCTAGATACATCACGTCACTTGTCTTTCCGAGGGAAATACCCAATGTTCATGGCCCAGCCTGACAGATGGGTTAGCTGGTGGCCTGGTGCGGTCTGGTCCGGGATGCGGATGATCAAGAAATATAAGCCAGATGCCATATTCTCGACCTTCCCAATTGCAACGGCCCACCTTGTTGGTTTAAGCTTGAGCAAGCGTAGTCGTCTGCCATGGGTTGCGGATTTTCGAGATGCAATGACCGAAGAGAATTACCCGCGTGACCCGCTGACATGGAAGGTTCAACGTCGCCTGGAAAGCGCTTCGGTCGAGCAATGTTCCAAAGCTGTGTTCACGACAAGACAAACCAAGGACATTTATGCTAAAAGATATCCGGAAATTCCCAATTCAAAATGGGTGGTAATAGAAAACGGTTATGACGAAGATAATTTTCTCGATGCTGAAACTGGCTTGGAACTCCTTCCGCTTGGCAATCAAGATCAATTGACCCTAATCCACAGTGGTACTCTTTACCCGGAAGAACGCGATCCCCGTGCCTTTTTCCAAGCTCTGAGTAATCTTAAGGTTGCGGGCGAGATAAGCGCGGAAAAACTTCAAATTGTGCTTCGGGCCACTGGAAGTGATGCCCTCTACCAGCCGAAACTTATTGCCCTGAATCTGCAAGACATTGTCAGGCTGGAACCTGTCATTGCTTATCGCGACGCCCTTCGTGAAATGTTGCGCGCAGATGGCCTGTTGCTGTTTCAGGGAAGCGTATGCAATCATCAGGTGCCAGCAAAAATCTATGAGTATTTTCGTTCTGCCAGACCGATTTTTGCACTAGTCGATCCTGGAGGGATTTCCGCAGTCATGCTTGGAGAGGCAGGGGTTCAAGACCAGGCCAATATTGCTGATGTTCAGCAAATCACCGAAGCTATGTCAGTATTTCTCAGTAAACTTCGCAATGGGAAATGTGGCGGTGTGACTCGTGACGTGGCCATGAGAAATTCAAGGCGGTCACGAGCTCGGGAACTTGCGCAGGTTCTTGATGAATTGATAGTAGCCCGCGAACTGCAGCAACTTTCGCGCCAGTCCTGA
- a CDS encoding tetratricopeptide repeat protein has translation MSTKFFKIYRLFFIILFLICSHSSADVNDYVCGPLQNAYGPYDYRSNKDKLRVVEAYHLTPEVVNLVAGSTGMVGGDLDYTLRASPNHHIALMAMVRLGEKQKSVKPGGAKYTVECYLQRAVRFSNDDENVRIIYAYYLSKAGKRTDALNQLDVAAQIGSDSANENYNMGLIYYNLKEYDKALTYAHKAYSFGFPLPGLRDKLKRAGKWTEPVVQSE, from the coding sequence ATGAGCACAAAATTTTTTAAAATTTATCGTCTTTTTTTCATAATTTTATTTTTGATCTGTTCGCATAGTAGTGCAGATGTTAACGATTATGTTTGCGGCCCTCTGCAGAATGCTTATGGACCGTACGATTACCGTTCTAACAAGGATAAACTAAGAGTCGTTGAGGCATATCACTTGACGCCGGAAGTAGTTAACCTTGTCGCAGGATCAACTGGTATGGTAGGGGGTGATCTAGATTACACACTACGTGCTTCTCCGAATCACCACATCGCATTGATGGCCATGGTCAGGCTTGGAGAAAAGCAAAAATCTGTCAAACCGGGAGGTGCTAAATATACGGTCGAATGTTATTTGCAACGCGCTGTGAGGTTTAGTAATGACGATGAAAATGTCAGAATAATCTACGCTTATTATCTGTCAAAGGCTGGGAAAAGGACTGACGCATTAAATCAACTGGACGTTGCTGCTCAGATTGGGAGTGATAGTGCTAATGAAAATTATAATATGGGCCTCATTTATTATAATTTGAAGGAATACGATAAGGCATTAACCTATGCGCATAAAGCTTACAGTTTTGGTTTCCCATTACCTGGATTGCGGGACAAGCTCAAAAGGGCTGGGAAATGGACAGAGCCTGTTGTCCAGAGTGAGTAA